The following coding sequences are from one Streptomyces sp. NBC_01485 window:
- a CDS encoding MASE1 domain-containing protein: MAAVVGTPDLRRPAVFAVETLAVALCYYAAGRLGLMRELVVEGAVFTPIWPPTGVAVACLLIFGLRSWVGIALGALLVIMFLTPLRPVVIGNLVGNTAAPVCAYLMLRRVGFRTDLARLRDGLALVFLGALTAMLLSSTIGVGLLVLTDRLAEHSFWPVWLAWWVGDAMGVLIVTPVLLVLHTVRKPLRLSHLARWKEASGLALIACALVPLATHSPVSLLFLVYPLLIWAALRFQLAGSMLCALFTSVMATIAATDEVGPFESLTRVEVMIKLQAFNGTMALTALLLSAVIAEQRNTRRSVERACQELVEVLEHLTAGETPPGRPTKETER; encoded by the coding sequence ATGGCTGCTGTGGTGGGTACCCCGGATCTGCGCCGACCAGCCGTCTTCGCCGTCGAGACGCTGGCTGTCGCCCTCTGCTACTACGCGGCGGGGCGGCTGGGACTCATGCGGGAGCTCGTCGTCGAGGGCGCCGTCTTCACCCCCATCTGGCCGCCCACGGGCGTGGCGGTGGCCTGCCTGCTGATCTTCGGTCTCCGCTCCTGGGTCGGCATCGCCCTCGGAGCCCTCCTCGTGATCATGTTCCTGACCCCGCTACGGCCCGTGGTGATCGGCAACCTGGTGGGCAACACCGCCGCCCCCGTCTGCGCGTACCTCATGCTCCGCAGGGTGGGCTTCCGCACCGACCTCGCCCGTTTACGGGACGGCCTCGCCCTGGTCTTCCTGGGCGCCCTCACCGCCATGCTGCTCAGCTCGACGATCGGCGTCGGTCTGCTGGTGCTCACCGACCGGCTCGCCGAGCACAGCTTCTGGCCCGTCTGGCTGGCCTGGTGGGTCGGCGACGCGATGGGCGTGCTGATCGTGACCCCGGTCCTGCTCGTCCTGCACACGGTGCGCAAACCCCTGCGCCTGTCCCACCTGGCCCGCTGGAAAGAGGCCTCGGGGCTGGCCCTGATCGCCTGCGCCCTCGTCCCGCTGGCCACGCACAGCCCCGTCAGCCTGCTGTTCCTCGTCTATCCGCTGCTGATCTGGGCGGCGCTGCGGTTCCAGCTCGCCGGCAGCATGCTGTGCGCCCTCTTCACGTCGGTCATGGCCACGATCGCGGCGACGGACGAGGTCGGCCCCTTCGAGAGCCTCACCCGCGTCGAAGTGATGATCAAGCTCCAGGCCTTCAACGGGACGATGGCCCTCACCGCGCTGCTGCTCTCCGCGGTGATCGCCGAGCAGCGCAACACCAGACGCTCCGTGGAACGCGCCTGCCAGGAACTGGTCGAGGTCCTGGAACACCTCACCGCGGGCGAGACCCCACCCGGCCGGCCGACGAAGGAGACGGAGCGCTGA
- a CDS encoding kinase, whose protein sequence is MVGARETRLIVLRGNSASGKSSVAAGLRDSFGRGLALVGQDNLRRVVLREHDRPGAANIGLIDAVARYSLDAGYHVVLEGILYADRYAAMLARLRTDHRGPTHGYYLHVPFAETLVRHAGKPIAHEVGEADLRDWYKDLDLLPGAVETVIGADSTLTQTVDRIMRDTGLDRLPAREH, encoded by the coding sequence ATGGTGGGCGCCCGGGAGACCCGGTTGATCGTGTTGCGCGGCAACAGCGCCTCGGGCAAGTCGTCGGTGGCGGCCGGCCTGCGGGACAGCTTCGGCCGCGGTCTGGCCCTGGTCGGTCAGGACAACCTCCGCCGGGTCGTGCTGCGCGAGCACGACCGGCCCGGCGCGGCGAACATCGGCCTGATCGACGCCGTCGCCCGTTACTCCCTGGACGCCGGATATCACGTCGTCCTCGAGGGCATCCTGTACGCCGACCGCTACGCCGCCATGCTCGCCCGACTGCGCACGGACCACCGCGGCCCGACCCACGGCTACTACCTCCACGTGCCGTTCGCCGAAACCCTCGTACGCCACGCCGGCAAGCCGATCGCCCACGAGGTCGGCGAGGCGGACCTGCGCGACTGGTACAAGGATCTGGATCTGCTGCCGGGTGCCGTCGAGACCGTCATCGGCGCCGACAGCACCCTCACCCAGACCGTCGACCGCATCATGCGCGACACGGGCCTGGACCGCCTTCCCGCCCGGGAGCACTGA
- a CDS encoding SAM-dependent methyltransferase, giving the protein MTTSNAARDIDTSRPHSARMYDYYLGGKDHFEVDKKAAETVAAAYPGIFTCARENRAFMHRATRVLAREHGIRQWLDIGTGIPTEPNLHQVAQSVVPEARVVYADNDPLVLKYAERLMRSTAQGRTTYVEADVNDPGTLLNAPALAEILDLDQPVALSLNALMHFVTDAQDPYGIVGRLLAVLPSGSALALSHCTPDFDPATWQKVTDIYTGAGTPVQFRSQNDVARFFDGLDLLAPGVTVGHRWRPDGPVEATDAEVSLWTGVGIKP; this is encoded by the coding sequence ATGACCACCTCGAACGCCGCGCGGGACATCGACACCAGCAGGCCGCACTCCGCCCGCATGTACGACTACTACCTCGGCGGCAAGGACCACTTCGAGGTCGACAAGAAGGCGGCCGAGACCGTCGCGGCGGCCTACCCGGGCATCTTCACGTGCGCCCGCGAGAACCGCGCCTTCATGCACCGGGCCACCCGGGTCCTCGCACGCGAGCACGGCATCCGCCAGTGGCTGGACATCGGCACCGGCATCCCCACCGAGCCGAACCTGCACCAGGTCGCCCAGTCCGTGGTCCCCGAGGCGCGGGTGGTCTACGCCGACAACGACCCGCTCGTCCTGAAGTACGCCGAGCGCCTGATGCGCAGCACCGCCCAGGGCCGCACGACCTACGTCGAGGCGGACGTCAACGACCCCGGCACGCTGCTGAACGCGCCCGCGCTGGCCGAGATCCTGGACCTGGACCAGCCGGTGGCCCTGTCGCTCAACGCCCTCATGCACTTCGTCACCGACGCCCAGGACCCGTACGGCATCGTCGGCCGGCTGCTGGCCGTGCTCCCCTCGGGCAGCGCGCTGGCCCTGAGCCACTGCACGCCCGACTTCGACCCGGCCACCTGGCAGAAGGTCACCGACATCTACACGGGCGCCGGCACGCCGGTGCAGTTCCGCTCGCAGAACGACGTCGCCCGCTTCTTCGACGGGCTGGACCTCCTCGCCCCCGGCGTCACGGTCGGCCACCGCTGGCGCCCGGACGGCCCGGTCGAGGCCACGGACGCCGAGGTCAGCCTCTGGACGGGCGTCGGCATCAAGCCGTAA
- a CDS encoding DUF397 domain-containing protein encodes MPAADLGEQGWESPWSGPNGGQCVQTKQLADGRVAMRQSTDPAGPALIYTPEEIAAFVAGVKRGLADHLAAG; translated from the coding sequence ATGCCCGCCGCCGACCTGGGCGAGCAGGGCTGGGAGTCCCCGTGGAGCGGCCCCAACGGGGGCCAGTGCGTGCAGACAAAGCAGCTCGCCGACGGCCGTGTGGCGATGCGGCAGTCGACCGATCCCGCCGGTCCGGCGCTGATCTACACCCCCGAGGAGATCGCCGCGTTCGTCGCGGGCGTCAAACGGGGCCTCGCCGACCACCTCGCCGCCGGCTGA
- a CDS encoding helix-turn-helix domain-containing protein, with protein sequence MSEGRSGTGGTSAPTVLRMILGRRLQERRLNAGVSLEEAARALRVKSLTIRRLEKAEVGLKPLYVEILLALYGAGRQEIEEFVALAERANEPGWWHPYRDVLPNWFSAYVSLETAARTLRTYEPHYVTGLLQTPRYARGVLGGGFPNDHDEDLRRRVDLRLRRQSLLGRAEAPTLWVVMEEAVLHRVVGGPEVMREQIDRLLEVSELAHVSVDVVPFTAGAHVGACAPFTYFRFEQPELPDIVYTEILSGAVYLDQRSDVSAHLEAHNRMSLLTSDTDSRSLLNRMRKEYT encoded by the coding sequence GTGAGCGAAGGCCGTTCGGGCACGGGCGGTACCAGTGCGCCCACCGTGCTGCGCATGATCCTCGGCCGGCGGTTGCAGGAGCGGCGGCTGAACGCGGGCGTGTCGCTGGAGGAGGCGGCCAGGGCCCTGCGGGTGAAGTCCCTGACCATCCGCCGGCTGGAGAAGGCGGAGGTCGGGCTCAAGCCGCTCTACGTGGAGATCCTGCTGGCGCTGTACGGGGCCGGCCGGCAGGAGATCGAGGAGTTCGTCGCCCTGGCCGAGCGGGCCAACGAGCCCGGCTGGTGGCACCCGTACCGCGATGTGCTGCCGAACTGGTTCAGCGCCTACGTCAGCCTGGAGACGGCGGCCAGGACGCTGCGCACCTACGAACCCCACTACGTCACGGGGCTGTTGCAGACTCCCCGGTACGCGCGCGGAGTCCTCGGCGGGGGTTTCCCCAACGACCACGACGAGGATCTGCGGCGGCGCGTGGACCTGCGGCTGCGCCGCCAGAGCCTGCTGGGCAGGGCCGAGGCGCCCACGCTGTGGGTGGTGATGGAGGAGGCCGTACTGCACCGGGTGGTGGGCGGCCCCGAGGTGATGCGGGAGCAGATCGACCGGCTGCTTGAGGTCTCGGAGCTGGCGCATGTGAGCGTCGACGTCGTGCCTTTCACGGCCGGCGCCCATGTCGGTGCGTGCGCCCCCTTCACCTACTTCCGGTTCGAGCAACCGGAGTTGCCCGACATCGTCTACACCGAGATCCTCTCCGGTGCCGTGTACCTGGACCAGCGCTCCGACGTCTCGGCGCATCTGGAGGCGCACAACCGCATGTCCCTGCTGACCTCGGACACGGACAGCAGGTCACTCCTGAACCGTATGCGCAAGGAGTACACATGA
- a CDS encoding ATP-binding protein — protein MSPHATSFPQPLDTWSPDRTHWLELPAHRSSVSLARRSMSARLDAWRLPDELCADAVLLVSELATNAVRHTLGTRFLCGVGLVTDGCLRLEVHDHDRTGRGLPRCEPGPDDEGGRGLLLVQQLAEAWGVDRSRLTGGNAVWVTLRA, from the coding sequence GTGTCCCCCCACGCGACCTCGTTCCCCCAGCCCTTAGACACCTGGAGCCCCGACCGGACGCACTGGCTCGAACTCCCGGCCCACCGCTCCAGCGTCTCGCTGGCCCGTCGCTCCATGAGCGCACGGCTGGACGCGTGGCGGCTGCCGGACGAGCTGTGCGCGGACGCCGTCCTGCTCGTGTCGGAGCTGGCCACCAACGCCGTACGGCACACGCTAGGCACCCGGTTCCTGTGCGGGGTCGGGCTCGTCACGGACGGGTGTCTGCGCCTGGAGGTGCACGACCACGACCGCACCGGCCGTGGCCTGCCCCGCTGCGAGCCCGGACCGGACGACGAGGGCGGCCGCGGACTGCTCCTGGTGCAGCAGCTCGCCGAGGCCTGGGGGGTCGACCGGTCCAGACTCACGGGCGGCAACGCGGTGTGGGTGACCCTGAGGGCCTGA
- a CDS encoding PP2C family protein-serine/threonine phosphatase — MTGSHVVHALTPGFCEAASVYLLERWRVEENAHVCADPPRIEARRIALRVGPDAFEDWEGVLPVGEVIVFPRETPHARALATGQAQVLDAVDPHSSERLIASGDGYGDDDARLGDLLRVASYLVVPLRLRDVAIGFVTCTRGASRGPFTPADVAAVAALAARAAVALDNGRRYERERRTALAIRNSLPPGTAQEFGGCRTAHGCLPAGQGNLVGGDWFDVLKRPGDRVSLIVGDAMGHGPESAVAMIQLRTAVRTLAGLDIPAADLIGRLDTLAGDSPGVSLATCIYAEWDARLRTCTLVGAGHPPPLLRGPDGRTAPVTLTGAGLPLGLGTGGYQETVLSVPDPALLVLYSDGLVESRDADIDQEITRLARTLDAAAAVESVDGDGHDALPSLCRRLLHDPSGAAGADDRTLLLAELTPAGC; from the coding sequence ATGACCGGCAGCCATGTCGTGCACGCGCTGACCCCCGGATTCTGCGAAGCGGCCTCCGTGTACCTGCTGGAGCGCTGGCGCGTCGAGGAGAACGCGCATGTCTGCGCCGACCCGCCCCGCATCGAGGCGCGCCGCATCGCGCTGCGCGTCGGGCCGGACGCGTTCGAGGACTGGGAGGGCGTGCTGCCGGTCGGCGAGGTGATCGTCTTCCCCCGGGAGACGCCCCACGCCCGTGCGCTCGCCACCGGGCAGGCGCAGGTGCTCGACGCGGTGGACCCGCACTCCTCGGAGCGGCTCATCGCCTCCGGAGACGGGTACGGCGACGACGACGCGCGCCTCGGGGACCTGCTGCGCGTGGCGTCCTACCTCGTCGTCCCGCTGCGGCTGCGGGACGTGGCGATCGGCTTCGTCACCTGCACGCGCGGGGCCAGCCGGGGACCATTCACGCCCGCGGACGTGGCGGCCGTTGCGGCGCTGGCCGCGCGGGCCGCCGTCGCCCTGGACAACGGGCGACGTTACGAGCGTGAGCGGCGCACCGCGCTGGCCATCCGCAACAGTCTGCCGCCCGGTACGGCCCAGGAGTTCGGGGGATGCCGCACCGCGCACGGCTGTCTGCCCGCCGGGCAGGGCAACCTCGTCGGCGGGGACTGGTTCGACGTGCTGAAACGGCCGGGTGACCGGGTCAGTCTGATCGTCGGGGACGCCATGGGGCACGGCCCGGAGTCCGCCGTCGCGATGATCCAACTGCGCACCGCCGTACGGACGTTGGCGGGGCTGGACATCCCCGCGGCCGACCTCATAGGACGGCTCGACACGCTCGCCGGGGACTCCCCCGGAGTCTCCCTCGCGACCTGCATCTACGCCGAGTGGGACGCCCGGCTGCGCACCTGCACCCTGGTGGGCGCGGGCCATCCGCCGCCGCTGCTGCGCGGCCCGGACGGCCGGACGGCCCCGGTCACGCTGACCGGGGCGGGACTGCCCCTCGGGCTCGGCACCGGCGGCTACCAGGAGACCGTGCTGTCCGTGCCGGATCCGGCGCTGCTGGTGCTCTACAGCGACGGTCTGGTCGAGTCCCGCGACGCCGACATCGACCAGGAAATCACCCGCCTCGCGCGCACGCTGGACGCGGCCGCCGCCGTCGAGTCCGTGGACGGCGACGGCCACGACGCGCTGCCGTCCCTGTGCCGCCGGCTGCTGCACGACCCTTCGGGCGCGGCCGGAGCCGACGACCGCACCCTGCTGCTGGCCGAACTGACGCCCGCCGGCTGCTGA